A stretch of Brassica napus cultivar Da-Ae chromosome C6, Da-Ae, whole genome shotgun sequence DNA encodes these proteins:
- the LOC106414381 gene encoding myb family transcription factor PHL6 — translation MNSHSLWSIDGGNTPCSSSSLSPLHNFLNLHPTETTTTSFQFKPSRHFSNGSFSRSSAFCNLSSSSSSDTQKHLGTTLPFLSNPSTERSPAAASFSEEDLLSIPYEEEVDTSFLSLHGDGGLQDLDNFSLSEEQMALQFLSDELQLAITDRAQTPRLDEIYQVTGSSPGQKCIPSAMPVLSQQPSPGGTEAVNQKPRMRWSPELHDCFLEAVKKLDGPEKATPKAVMKMMSVEGLTIYQVKSHLQKYRIAKHMPERKEEKKSGGNPEEKKPASNTNGEANGRKKGAIQLTEALRMQMEVQKQLHQQLEVQRSLQLRIEEHAKYLEKILDEQRKSTSKQDDECETSLKRPRLEN, via the exons ATGAACAGCCATAGCCTCTGGTCCATTGATGGAGGAAACACTCCTTGTTCCTCCTCCTCTCTATCTCCACTCCATAACTTTCTCAACCTTCATCCAACTGAAACCACCACTACAAGCTTTCAGTTCAAACCATCTCGGCATTTCTCAAATGGATCGTTCTCGAGGTCTTCTGCGTTCTGCAACTTATCCTCATCTTCAAGCTCTGACACTCAGAAACATCTTGGGACCACTCTTCCCTTCCTTTCAAATCCTTCCACCGAAAGATCTCCAGCTGCTGCGAGTTTCAGTGAGGAGGATCTTCTGAGCATTCCATACGAAGAAGAAGTGGACACCTCTTTTCTTTCTCTACATGGAGATGGAGGTTTACAAGATCTTGACAACTTTTCCTTATCGGAGGAGCAAATGGCATTGCAGTTCCTGTCTGATGAGCTTCAGTTAGCCATCACAGACCGTGCCCAGACCCCAAGGCTTGAT GAGATCTACCAAGTGACTGGGTCGAGTCCTGGTCAGAAATGTATTCCTTCAGCAATGCCTGTTTTATCACAACAGCCATCTCCAGGAGGAACAGAAGCAGTTAACCAAAAACCAAGAATGAGATGGAGTCCTGAGCTCCATGACTGTTTTCTTGAGGccgtgaagaagcttgatggcCCTGAGA AGGCAACCCCAAAGGCTGTAATGAAGATGATGAGTGTTGAAGGTTTGACAATCTATCAAGTGAAAAGCCACTTGCAG AAATATAGAATAGCCAAGCACATGCCAGAGAGAAAGGAAG AGAAGAAGAGTGGTGGTAATCCAGAAGAGAAGAAACCAGCTTCCAATACCAATGGTGAAGCAAACGGTAGAAAGAAAGG AGCCATACAGTTAACGGAGGCTCTCAGAATGCAGATGGAGGTACAGAAACAGTTGCATCAACAGCTCGAG GTACAGAGATCGCTTCAACTACGTATAGAAGAGCACGCTAAATACTTGGAGAAGATCTTGGATGAACAGCGCAAATCCACTTCCAAACAAGACGACGAATGTGAAACTTCCCTAAAACGTCCAAGGCTTGAAAACTGA